One region of Nitrospira sp. genomic DNA includes:
- a CDS encoding cobalamin B12-binding domain-containing protein, translated as MNTHRIHRVAKLTGLSRDVIRVWERRFGLLKPTRGANRYRNYSDEDVALLRYLKQQLDAGASIGDLARLGREELIALLRAEAPRTAAVDNTFDRLLRELLSALEPFDRVTFEKRLNGAVAVVPFEEALHGILLPLQERVGDLWHSGRISIALEHYVTSQIEQKLYAAMNQLPVAEFGAKVVVACPPGEEHDIAALAVAYRCRVRGCRVYYLGANVPISSLGRLCREVAPDLAILSLTLVLQEGNAAELIHSLAEELKPVTTVMAGGHGARVMRDQFAQYGIDVLDTFSELDEVLDRFTRRFTIPG; from the coding sequence ATGAATACGCACAGAATTCATAGGGTTGCGAAGCTCACCGGTCTGAGTCGCGATGTGATTCGAGTGTGGGAGCGCCGATTTGGCCTGCTGAAACCGACACGAGGCGCGAATCGCTATCGCAATTATTCGGATGAAGATGTGGCCTTGCTGCGCTATCTGAAGCAGCAATTGGATGCGGGAGCTTCAATCGGTGATCTCGCCAGGCTGGGGCGTGAGGAGTTGATTGCCCTCTTGCGCGCGGAAGCGCCGCGCACCGCCGCGGTGGACAATACGTTCGACCGACTCTTGCGGGAACTGCTCTCGGCCTTGGAACCATTCGACCGCGTCACATTCGAGAAACGCTTGAACGGCGCGGTCGCAGTCGTCCCGTTTGAAGAGGCACTCCACGGAATTCTGCTCCCGCTGCAGGAACGCGTCGGAGACCTGTGGCACAGCGGGCGCATCAGTATCGCCCTCGAACATTACGTGACCAGCCAAATTGAACAAAAACTGTATGCGGCCATGAATCAATTGCCGGTGGCGGAATTCGGCGCGAAAGTCGTCGTGGCCTGCCCGCCCGGTGAGGAGCACGACATTGCGGCATTGGCAGTCGCCTACCGTTGCCGCGTGCGTGGATGCCGGGTCTACTACTTAGGAGCCAACGTGCCGATCTCCTCCCTCGGCAGGCTCTGCAGGGAGGTCGCCCCGGATCTGGCCATCCTGTCGTTGACCCTGGTGCTGCAGGAAGGAAACGCCGCGGAATTGATTCACTCGCTCGCAGAGGAATTGAAACCCGTTACCACGGTCATGGCCGGCGGCCATGGCGCGCGCGTGATGCGCGATCAGTTTGCGCAATACGGCATCGATGTCCTGGATACCTTCAGCGAGTTGGACGAAGTGCTGGATCGATTCACCCGGCGATTTACGATCCCGGGATGA
- a CDS encoding serine hydroxymethyltransferase, translating into MDALKSTDPETYEAIVAEEQRQRDKLLLIASENFASPAVLAAQGSVMTNKYAEGYPGKRYYGGCQHVDTVESLAIERAKQIFGAEHVNVQPHSGSQANMAAYLSVLKPGDTILGLDLAQGGHLTHGSKVNFSGIIFRAFSYGVDRQTETIDYAAVQKIAEECRPRMLVVGASAYARTLDFPKFQAIAKSVGAYLLVDIAHIAGLIAAGLHPNPVPYADFVTTTTHKTLRGPRGGVTMCKAEYAKAVDKIIFPGLQGGPLMHVIAAKAVAFKEALSPAFKRYQQQVLANARTLAQGLVDRGYKIVSGGTDTHLMLVNLTNKGITGKEADAALDASGIIVNKNAIPYDEKPPATASGIRIGSPIVSTRGMREAEMREIVALIDRVLQHPQDQQVQAEVRAQAKTLCNRFPIFHAYDSSPA; encoded by the coding sequence TTGGACGCATTGAAATCAACCGACCCTGAAACCTACGAGGCTATCGTCGCCGAGGAGCAGCGGCAACGGGACAAGTTGCTGTTGATCGCCTCGGAAAATTTCGCCAGCCCCGCCGTCTTGGCCGCCCAGGGCAGCGTGATGACGAATAAGTATGCCGAAGGGTATCCCGGCAAGCGCTATTACGGCGGTTGCCAGCATGTCGATACGGTTGAAAGCCTCGCCATCGAACGCGCGAAACAGATCTTCGGCGCCGAGCACGTCAACGTGCAGCCGCATTCGGGATCGCAGGCCAATATGGCTGCGTACCTGTCCGTGCTCAAGCCGGGCGACACGATTCTGGGATTGGACCTTGCCCAGGGCGGACACCTCACCCACGGCAGCAAGGTGAATTTCTCCGGCATCATCTTCCGTGCGTTTTCGTATGGCGTCGATCGCCAGACCGAAACCATCGATTACGCGGCGGTTCAGAAGATCGCCGAGGAATGCCGGCCCCGTATGTTGGTGGTGGGCGCCAGCGCCTACGCCCGCACCCTCGACTTCCCCAAGTTTCAGGCCATCGCCAAGTCGGTGGGCGCGTATCTCCTGGTCGATATCGCACACATTGCCGGATTGATCGCGGCCGGTTTGCATCCCAATCCTGTCCCCTACGCGGATTTCGTCACCACCACGACGCATAAGACGCTGCGTGGCCCACGCGGTGGCGTGACGATGTGCAAGGCCGAATATGCCAAGGCCGTCGATAAGATTATTTTCCCGGGCCTGCAAGGCGGCCCCCTCATGCATGTGATTGCCGCTAAAGCCGTTGCATTCAAAGAAGCGCTGTCGCCGGCGTTCAAACGGTACCAGCAACAGGTGCTCGCCAACGCGCGCACCTTGGCGCAGGGCCTCGTCGACCGTGGCTATAAAATTGTGTCGGGGGGAACCGATACCCACCTGATGCTGGTCAACCTCACCAACAAAGGCATCACGGGGAAAGAAGCTGATGCGGCATTGGACGCGTCTGGCATCATCGTGAACAAGAACGCTATCCCGTACGATGAAAAACCGCCGGCCACGGCCAGCGGCATCCGGATCGGCAGCCCCATCGTCTCGACGCGCGGCATGCGCGAAGCGGAGATGCGTGAGATCGTGGCGCTCATCGATCGTGTGTTGCAGCATCCCCAGGATCAGCAGGTGCAGGCCGAGGTGCGGGCGCAAGCAAAAACGTTGTGCAATCGTTTTCCCATCTTTCATGCCTACGATTCGTCTCCCGCTTAG
- a CDS encoding response regulator transcription factor: MEKIKVLIADDHRVVREGLAAILKTKDDINVVGEAQDGVEAVEKTKTLMPDVILMDVSMPRMGGIEATRQIKREFPHMGIVALTMYEEQQYIFDLVRAGATGYLLKDSESSQIVAAIRAIYRGESLIHPSVASKILAEFSLMSQKKGKKPAWVEHDLTEREITVLRLVADGKTNKEIANNLDLSEKTVKNHVRNIFHKLQVYDRTQAAILAIRKGLIELEPRP, encoded by the coding sequence ATGGAAAAAATTAAGGTCCTGATCGCTGATGATCACCGCGTGGTGCGCGAAGGCCTGGCGGCCATCCTCAAAACCAAAGACGACATCAACGTGGTGGGCGAAGCGCAAGACGGCGTGGAAGCCGTGGAGAAAACCAAAACCCTCATGCCGGACGTCATTCTCATGGATGTGAGTATGCCCCGCATGGGCGGCATCGAAGCCACCCGACAAATCAAGCGGGAGTTTCCTCACATGGGCATCGTAGCGCTGACGATGTACGAAGAGCAGCAATACATCTTCGATCTCGTGCGTGCCGGCGCCACCGGGTATCTGCTCAAAGACTCTGAATCCTCACAAATCGTGGCGGCCATCCGGGCCATCTACAGGGGCGAGTCGCTCATTCATCCGTCGGTCGCCAGTAAGATCCTGGCCGAGTTCTCCCTCATGTCCCAGAAGAAGGGCAAGAAACCGGCTTGGGTTGAACACGATTTGACCGAACGCGAAATCACGGTCCTGCGCCTCGTCGCGGACGGGAAGACCAACAAAGAAATCGCCAACAACCTGGATCTCAGCGAGAAGACGGTTAAAAACCACGTCCGCAATATCTTTCACAAACTGCAGGTGTATGACCGGACCCAGGCCGCGATTCTGGCCATTCGCAAAGGGCTGATCGAACTGGAGCCGAGACCCTGA
- a CDS encoding cytochrome P450 translates to MKPSHTLVDVPGSEPLLGHLRAFRRQPLEAMSQWWRRHGDALRFRLGPKTLYLLSHPDLAEEILVHQADRFVKVYEPQRPTGLALVLGNGLVTSSGDVWKRHRRIIQPVFHRARMAAMAERMAQVGEQRIAGWTVHVGRTVDIADEMMRLALEVISHTMFHTNVADHTDQISHALRVSLKYAFDSFHSPLRLPLWVPTPRNREFRLALQFMDKLIYGLIAERRRTGALHDDLLDLLLRARDEDTGAGLSDQELRDEALTIFAAGHETTANALAWTWYLLATHPEVKARFHQEVDRVLQGRTPQADDLQQLPYTRAVFDEAVRLYPPVPAVQRKAASRTSIGGLTLPAGALVLVGIYHLHRHPTFWRDPERFTPERWLEGERPAPRCAYLPFGAGPRACVGTHFATVEGPLLLALIGRCYDLQLAQEHVEPEIMVTLRPKHGIRMTIQSRHQPVRFV, encoded by the coding sequence GTGAAACCATCTCATACGTTGGTCGATGTTCCCGGCAGTGAGCCTCTGCTGGGCCACCTGCGTGCGTTCAGGCGGCAACCGCTGGAGGCCATGTCGCAGTGGTGGCGACGGCATGGCGATGCGCTACGCTTTCGTCTCGGCCCCAAGACGCTCTACCTCCTCAGCCATCCCGATCTCGCGGAGGAGATTCTCGTCCATCAGGCCGATCGTTTCGTGAAAGTCTACGAGCCGCAGCGTCCCACCGGCCTTGCGTTGGTCTTAGGTAACGGCTTGGTGACCAGTTCGGGCGACGTCTGGAAGCGGCACCGGCGCATCATCCAACCGGTTTTTCATCGCGCCCGCATGGCGGCGATGGCCGAGCGTATGGCGCAGGTGGGCGAGCAGCGGATCGCAGGTTGGACCGTCCACGTGGGGCGGACGGTCGATATCGCCGACGAAATGATGCGATTGGCCCTCGAAGTGATCTCTCACACGATGTTTCACACAAACGTGGCCGACCATACCGACCAGATCAGTCATGCGCTCAGGGTCAGTCTGAAGTATGCGTTCGATTCGTTTCACAGTCCCCTGCGCCTGCCCCTGTGGGTGCCGACCCCGCGCAACCGTGAATTTCGTCTCGCGCTGCAGTTCATGGACAAGCTCATCTATGGATTGATCGCCGAGCGCCGCCGCACTGGAGCGCTGCACGACGATCTCCTGGATCTGCTCCTCAGGGCCCGCGATGAGGACACGGGTGCCGGGTTGAGCGATCAGGAACTGCGGGATGAAGCGCTGACCATCTTTGCTGCCGGACACGAGACCACCGCCAATGCCCTCGCTTGGACCTGGTACCTGCTGGCCACCCATCCGGAGGTAAAGGCGCGTTTTCACCAGGAGGTGGACCGGGTGCTGCAGGGTCGAACGCCTCAGGCCGACGATCTTCAACAACTCCCGTACACGCGCGCGGTTTTCGATGAAGCGGTTCGTTTATATCCCCCCGTTCCGGCGGTCCAGCGAAAGGCTGCCAGCCGCACAAGCATCGGCGGCCTCACCCTGCCTGCCGGAGCGCTTGTCCTGGTGGGCATCTATCACTTGCACCGGCACCCGACCTTCTGGCGCGATCCGGAGCGTTTCACGCCGGAGCGCTGGCTGGAGGGCGAACGACCGGCTCCCCGATGCGCCTACCTGCCGTTCGGCGCAGGCCCCCGGGCCTGCGTGGGGACGCACTTCGCGACGGTGGAAGGGCCGCTGCTCCTGGCGCTGATCGGACGCTGCTACGATCTACAGCTTGCGCAGGAACACGTCGAGCCCGAGATCATGGTGACCCTGCGCCCGAAACACGGCATCCGCATGACCATCCAATCACGGCACCAGCCGGTCCGCTTCGTCTAA
- a CDS encoding SUMF1/EgtB/PvdO family nonheme iron enzyme, whose translation MRRHTGLQIGIGAMLVAGSMSMAVSAKAAGDHKDMVLIPSGEFTMGSNEHSDEVRHQVVLDAYLIDKFETSNARYKEFMRATGHPAPAYWDDPRLSKPEQPVVGVSWTDANAFCKWDGKRLPTEAEWEKAAKGPEGDNHYPWGHHLDPKKANYGQNVGRTTPVDSYPEGVSGYGVYNMAGNVFEWVDDWYDPKYYRTSNALNPRGAEKGYNFANQGPVKVLRGGSWLAPETSLHTSHRFWNQPENNSYGVGLGFRCAKSASVASDEAAQAGRDAFIQALVGMGAEKNADALASIEKALAADPDNKEYLATRDLIKKSMKK comes from the coding sequence ATGCGGAGGCACACAGGTCTACAAATTGGAATAGGAGCGATGCTCGTGGCTGGATCCATGTCGATGGCCGTGTCGGCGAAGGCAGCCGGCGACCATAAAGACATGGTCCTCATCCCCAGCGGCGAGTTCACCATGGGCAGCAACGAACATTCCGATGAGGTGAGGCACCAGGTGGTGCTGGATGCGTACCTGATCGACAAGTTCGAGACGTCAAACGCGCGGTACAAGGAGTTCATGCGGGCGACCGGTCATCCGGCGCCGGCCTACTGGGACGATCCGCGGCTCAGCAAGCCCGAGCAACCGGTCGTCGGAGTGAGTTGGACGGACGCCAACGCCTTTTGCAAGTGGGACGGCAAGCGGTTGCCCACCGAGGCGGAATGGGAAAAGGCTGCCAAGGGTCCGGAGGGAGACAACCACTACCCGTGGGGACATCACCTCGATCCGAAGAAGGCCAACTATGGACAGAATGTGGGACGCACCACGCCGGTGGACTCCTATCCTGAAGGGGTGAGCGGGTATGGTGTGTACAACATGGCGGGCAATGTCTTCGAGTGGGTGGACGACTGGTACGATCCGAAATATTACCGCACCAGCAATGCGTTGAATCCCCGTGGCGCCGAGAAGGGCTACAACTTCGCGAATCAAGGGCCGGTGAAGGTGTTGCGTGGCGGGTCCTGGCTGGCTCCGGAAACCTCGCTGCACACCAGCCACCGGTTCTGGAATCAGCCCGAGAATAACTCCTACGGCGTCGGGCTGGGTTTCCGTTGCGCGAAGTCGGCCAGCGTGGCGTCCGACGAGGCCGCTCAAGCCGGGCGGGATGCCTTCATTCAGGCGCTTGTAGGCATGGGAGCGGAGAAGAATGCCGACGCCCTCGCCTCTATCGAGAAGGCTCTGGCGGCGGATCCCGACAACAAAGAGTATCTGGCCACTCGCGATCTCATCAAGAAGAGCATGAAGAAGTAG
- the nrdR gene encoding transcriptional repressor NrdR, with product MKCPFCDDVEDKVVDSRMAKEGEVIRRRRECLSCKRRYTTYERVEETMPAVVKKDGRREPFDRSKIVSGLKKACEKRPISTATIETVTDRIEKRIQDLGETEIVSTAVGEEVMRELSQLDQVAYVRFASVYREFKDIDQFMDEIKSLAQQRRER from the coding sequence GTGAAGTGTCCTTTCTGCGACGATGTCGAGGACAAAGTCGTCGATTCGCGGATGGCCAAAGAAGGCGAGGTCATCCGGCGGCGGCGCGAATGCCTGTCGTGTAAACGCCGGTACACCACCTACGAACGGGTCGAAGAAACCATGCCCGCCGTCGTAAAAAAGGACGGACGACGGGAGCCGTTTGATCGGAGCAAGATCGTGTCCGGGCTCAAGAAAGCCTGCGAAAAACGCCCGATCAGTACCGCGACCATCGAAACCGTCACCGATCGCATCGAAAAGCGCATCCAGGATTTAGGTGAAACCGAGATCGTGAGCACCGCCGTCGGTGAGGAAGTCATGAGAGAACTGTCTCAACTCGACCAGGTCGCCTATGTTCGATTCGCCTCCGTGTATCGGGAATTTAAAGACATCGACCAGTTCATGGACGAGATCAAATCCCTGGCCCAGCAGCGCCGGGAGCGTTAA
- a CDS encoding DUF393 domain-containing protein gives MALYPLTVFYDGACPICAREMALMKRLDRTQRLTLLDFSLADFNAAPAGLAVTDLSTVIHAQWADGTVITGVEVFRAIWEAIGLRFLSRLSRLPLVAPLMVTAYGWFARNRLWLTGRSNACPRNACAAASPASLRAPQ, from the coding sequence ATGGCTCTCTATCCACTCACCGTGTTCTACGACGGAGCCTGTCCCATTTGCGCCCGAGAAATGGCGCTGATGAAGCGTCTGGATAGGACGCAACGCCTCACCCTGCTCGACTTCTCTCTTGCCGACTTCAATGCCGCACCGGCCGGCCTGGCTGTCACGGATCTGAGCACAGTGATCCACGCCCAGTGGGCGGACGGCACCGTCATCACGGGCGTCGAGGTCTTCCGTGCGATTTGGGAGGCGATCGGTCTGAGATTCCTGTCTCGCCTCAGTCGGCTCCCGTTGGTTGCCCCACTCATGGTGACGGCCTACGGGTGGTTTGCCAGAAACCGGCTTTGGCTCACGGGCCGCAGCAATGCCTGTCCTCGAAATGCCTGCGCCGCAGCTTCCCCCGCGTCATTGCGAGCCCCGCAATAA
- a CDS encoding flagellar basal body-associated FliL family protein, whose translation MTLRVSLIVLFSIAAILLLVGYLASQYHPDLLPHTFSLQTAPPDPSQGQPGVTINLPPVVAPVDDGQRYYYVQVNLALELDRSGTAGLIQARHDAIDRQVMEILHTYAVSDLRASGQRPALRADIRRGINKLLPKGQVQNVYITNWLITPVGY comes from the coding sequence ATGACATTACGCGTCAGCCTCATCGTGCTGTTCAGCATCGCCGCCATCCTGCTCCTGGTAGGCTATTTGGCGAGCCAGTACCATCCGGACCTCCTGCCGCATACGTTCTCGTTGCAAACCGCTCCTCCCGATCCCTCACAGGGGCAGCCAGGTGTGACCATCAACCTGCCGCCCGTCGTCGCGCCCGTGGATGACGGCCAACGCTACTATTACGTCCAAGTCAATTTGGCCTTGGAGCTTGATCGCTCGGGGACCGCCGGATTGATCCAGGCCCGCCACGACGCGATCGATCGGCAGGTGATGGAAATTCTTCACACCTATGCCGTCAGCGATCTCCGTGCGTCCGGGCAGCGACCGGCCTTGCGAGCAGACATTCGACGCGGCATCAACAAATTGCTTCCCAAAGGACAGGTCCAGAATGTCTACATTACCAACTGGTTGATAACCCCCGTCGGGTACTGA
- a CDS encoding inositol monophosphatase, producing the protein MQTSKRPSSEDRTLFLATAIRAAEAAGTVLLEHARSGFRIDYKAAINLVTDADRGAEESIVRTILSAHPSHRILAEERGEDGATDSPYRWIIDPLDGTTNFAHGFPFYSVSIGLECDGECIVGVVLDPVRGELFTAVLGQGAYLNGERLRVSTIETLEYSLLVTGFAYNIRETTNNNLDHFSRISLRAQGVRRTGSAALDLSYVAAGRFDGYWEVKLSPWDMAAGVVILREAGGVVSGFSRDRFSLYGQELVATNGRIHEHLLRAINQHPDPH; encoded by the coding sequence ATGCAGACATCGAAGCGTCCTTCTTCAGAAGACCGCACCTTGTTTCTTGCGACCGCGATTAGAGCAGCGGAAGCGGCCGGAACCGTGCTCCTGGAACATGCCCGCTCCGGATTTCGGATCGACTATAAGGCAGCCATCAATCTTGTGACGGATGCGGATCGAGGCGCCGAAGAAAGCATCGTGCGCACCATTCTTTCCGCCCACCCGTCCCACCGGATCCTTGCGGAGGAACGCGGGGAAGACGGGGCCACAGACTCGCCCTATCGATGGATTATCGATCCCCTGGACGGCACCACCAACTTCGCCCATGGCTTCCCGTTTTACTCCGTCTCGATCGGCCTGGAATGTGACGGGGAATGCATCGTGGGTGTCGTGCTGGACCCGGTTCGCGGTGAGTTATTCACCGCTGTTTTGGGACAGGGCGCGTACCTGAACGGCGAACGCCTTCGCGTGTCGACGATTGAGACGCTCGAATACTCGCTGCTGGTCACCGGCTTCGCATACAACATCCGTGAGACCACCAACAATAATCTCGACCACTTTTCCCGCATCTCACTTCGCGCACAGGGCGTGCGCCGCACCGGTTCAGCCGCATTGGATCTCAGCTATGTCGCGGCCGGCCGATTTGACGGATACTGGGAAGTGAAACTGAGTCCATGGGACATGGCCGCCGGTGTTGTGATTCTCCGGGAGGCCGGGGGTGTGGTGTCGGGCTTCAGCAGGGACCGATTTTCATTGTACGGACAGGAGCTTGTCGCCACCAACGGGCGCATTCACGAACACTTGCTTCGCGCCATCAACCAGCACCCCGATCCTCACTGA
- a CDS encoding UDP-3-O-acyl-N-acetylglucosamine deacetylase, with translation MRFQQTIGSPVSCSGVGLHSGQPVTLTLRPAPPNTGIVFVYRNGSEETLLPAAVSNKVPTELCTAISVNGRQVKTIEHLLSALVGMEVDNVYAEVDAGEVPVLDGSASPFVRLIRTAGVIPQTRRQSYVKITQPIEVVDGARRVRIEPSSTPKITYSIHYDHPLIQTQSYTYTCSASAFEQDIATARTFGFLHEVEALWARGLGKGGTLDNTVILSKDGVVNESGLRFQNEFVRHKVLDLIGDIALLGFPFIGHIIAERSGHAMHTRLVEQILAQRDKWALITGEHAVAAPESRPSIGLLRPAPSLAI, from the coding sequence GTGCGGTTTCAGCAAACGATCGGATCACCAGTTTCATGTTCGGGCGTCGGGCTCCACTCAGGCCAACCGGTCACGCTGACACTCCGCCCAGCTCCCCCCAATACCGGCATCGTGTTTGTCTATCGCAACGGATCGGAGGAAACCCTCCTTCCGGCTGCAGTCTCGAATAAAGTACCGACCGAGCTCTGCACGGCCATCAGCGTCAACGGCCGTCAAGTGAAGACCATCGAACACCTCCTGTCGGCTTTGGTCGGCATGGAAGTCGATAACGTGTACGCAGAAGTCGATGCAGGGGAAGTCCCCGTGCTGGATGGCAGCGCAAGCCCCTTCGTGCGATTGATTCGCACGGCTGGCGTAATCCCCCAGACCCGTCGCCAATCGTATGTGAAAATCACGCAACCCATTGAAGTTGTTGATGGGGCACGCCGAGTCAGGATCGAGCCGTCTTCCACACCGAAGATTACGTACTCCATTCACTACGATCATCCATTAATCCAAACCCAGTCCTACACCTATACCTGTTCCGCCTCGGCTTTTGAGCAGGACATCGCCACAGCTCGCACGTTCGGCTTTTTGCACGAAGTCGAAGCCCTGTGGGCCAGAGGACTCGGAAAAGGCGGAACACTGGACAACACCGTAATTCTGTCCAAAGACGGTGTCGTGAATGAATCGGGCCTCCGCTTCCAGAACGAGTTCGTCCGACACAAGGTCCTGGACTTGATCGGCGATATCGCGTTGCTCGGTTTCCCGTTCATCGGCCATATCATTGCGGAACGATCAGGCCATGCCATGCACACCAGACTCGTTGAGCAAATCCTGGCTCAGCGCGACAAATGGGCCCTCATCACCGGGGAACATGCAGTCGCGGCACCCGAATCCCGCCCGTCGATCGGGCTCCTTCGCCCCGCGCCATCCCTCGCAATCTAA
- a CDS encoding winged helix-turn-helix domain-containing protein, producing the protein MEELTDILVGLEQRISAYRNRYQELEKKRRRLDDEIAMIKKYLELAETLYRVEADKAKLASLSSQIITDEKGIRPLPVTDVTDQSREILLGKSKYVGKSVPEAAYQILREASRPMHAKELLQRLLEGGLQIKGKTPLTSVATSLKRDKRFQKVGPNTFAVMTQELTAVV; encoded by the coding sequence GTGGAAGAATTGACCGACATTCTGGTGGGCCTAGAGCAGCGGATCAGCGCCTATCGGAATCGCTACCAGGAGCTTGAGAAAAAGCGGCGTCGGCTCGACGACGAAATCGCGATGATCAAGAAGTACTTGGAGCTGGCGGAAACGCTGTATCGCGTTGAAGCCGACAAGGCCAAGCTGGCAAGCCTCTCCAGCCAGATTATTACCGATGAAAAGGGTATTCGGCCGCTCCCCGTGACCGATGTTACGGACCAATCGCGCGAAATCCTGCTCGGCAAAAGCAAGTATGTCGGAAAGAGCGTCCCGGAGGCTGCCTATCAGATTCTCCGCGAAGCCAGCCGGCCGATGCATGCCAAGGAGCTTTTGCAGCGCCTGCTGGAGGGCGGTTTGCAGATCAAGGGCAAGACACCATTGACGTCTGTGGCGACTTCATTGAAGCGGGATAAGCGATTCCAGAAAGTCGGACCGAACACGTTTGCGGTGATGACCCAGGAGTTAACGGCAGTAGTGTAA
- a CDS encoding 50S ribosomal protein L9 has protein sequence MKVILQETLEGVGDLGDLLDVSNGFARNYLLPRKKAVEANSRNIKEFEHAKRAAAEKAKKEKQDIEAHGKKISAVSLTVAAQVGKDDKMFGSVTAKDIAEGLAEQGFTVDRRKIQLAQPIKELGTFAIAIKLPREVTATIAVHVVKKQDEQEAQAEPEEAAPTA, from the coding sequence ATGAAGGTGATTCTCCAAGAAACACTCGAAGGCGTGGGTGACCTCGGCGACCTTTTGGACGTCTCCAACGGATTTGCCCGGAACTATCTCTTGCCCCGCAAGAAGGCCGTTGAAGCCAATAGCCGGAACATCAAAGAATTCGAACATGCCAAGCGGGCCGCGGCCGAGAAGGCCAAGAAGGAAAAGCAGGACATCGAGGCGCACGGCAAGAAGATCTCCGCGGTCTCGCTGACCGTTGCCGCCCAGGTCGGAAAAGACGACAAGATGTTTGGATCCGTGACGGCCAAGGATATTGCGGAAGGGTTGGCTGAGCAGGGATTCACCGTGGATCGCCGCAAGATCCAGCTGGCCCAGCCCATCAAGGAACTCGGCACCTTCGCCATTGCCATCAAGCTGCCGCGCGAAGTCACCGCCACCATTGCGGTCCATGTGGTGAAGAAGCAAGACGAGCAAGAAGCGCAAGCAGAGCCGGAAGAAGCCGCACCAACCGCATAA